ATGTTGTCTGCGCGTATGCGGAGCAGCGCCGGCTGCCCGGAGCGTGACGCCGAACCATGGGGCCTTGCGGGGGTCCTCTGCCTGGGGAGGAAGCAAGACAAGCTCCGGGTGGCGTGTCGCCCCGGcgtggagcacgagctggtcgcgCACGCTGGAGACGAAGCTACCAGATGCAGATGCCATGTCGCCGTAGGGAGACGAAGCTGCCGTAGTTTCCGCTAATGTCCAAGAGCAAGAAGATCCACgacctgattatgaacaaggaatcgagcctggcgaggcgggcgggaggaggggaggacgaggaggaggatgagggggcAGGGGAGAtcagggaggaggaggtggtgctgGAGGCGGACGAGGAGGCCGACGCGCACCGCATCCGCCTCCCGGACTTCCCCGGCAGCGCCGAGGCGTTCGAGCTGGCCGCCAAGGCGTCAAGCTCGACCTCACGCCGGCCACCGCCGCGCCGCTGCGCTGCGCCGCCGAGCGCCTCGGCATGTCCGAGTCCGACGACCACGCCTAGGACAACCACGCCGAGGAAATGAGCACTGTGTAGGTGTAGGAGTCAGGCTTGCAGCGCGCGCCGGGGCGCTCCATCTGGTCGAGCAGGAACCTGGCATCCTTGAACCGGCCGTTCCGGCACAGCACGGCGAGCAACGTGTTGTAGCACTGCGCGTCCGGGGAGCACCGGAGGTGGCGCGCGCGGTGGAAGGCGGCGAGGGCCTGGCGCGGGAGGCCCTCCTCATCGAGCGCGCGGATGACGTCGGTGAGCGCGGCGGTGGAGACGAGCggggcgtgctcgcggaggaggCTGAAGAGCGCGGGGAGCGCGCGGGCGCGGGCGAGGGGGAGCGTGGCGACGCGGAGCAGGACTGTGCGCGGGCTGGCGTCGGAGTGGGACCAGTTGAGGAAGGCGAGGGTGAGCGCGGCAGCGACTCGACGGTGGTAGGAGAAGGACGGGGAGGGGAAGGGCCGCTGCGGGCAGAGGCGGCCCGCGGAGCGCGGGAGGATGAGGCGAGGGATGGCGGCGAGCGAGGAGGCGATGGAGGCCGGGGAGAAGCCGCGGAAGGTGGGGGACGGGCGGAGCGCGGAGTCGAAGCGGCGGCGCTGGAGGAGGGCGGACCGCGGGTTAGTTCGGATTAAATACAGGGGTTTTTTCATAAAAAGTAAAAAACGGTTCGACCCGACTTACAGAAGTACTGCGGGTTAATTACCTGAAACGACAAGGGCTTTTCTGCAAAAACGCCGTAACGAACGACAGAGTGCTTTATTATTATAGGGAAGATTAGGAAGAGATTTATATAAATACTTATACTATTTACAAACGAAGTAAGTACTCCGTAGAAGGCAAGTATGGCCAACTTAGGTGAGTCACACGGAGATCCGTGAAGACgcgtctttttctttctttttagaTAGACCATGAGCTGTAGATGTTTTTACCGTTTCGTTGCCGACGAACATTTTTTTTGCAATTTACGATTTACAGTTTTACAGTAAATAGG
This genomic stretch from Hordeum vulgare subsp. vulgare chromosome 6H, MorexV3_pseudomolecules_assembly, whole genome shotgun sequence harbors:
- the LOC123401694 gene encoding pentatricopeptide repeat-containing protein At1g77405-like isoform X1; the encoded protein is MKKPLYLIRTNPRSALLQRRRFDSALRPSPTFRGFSPASIASSLAAIPRLILPRSAGRLCPQRPFPSPSFSYHRRVAAALTLAFLNWSHSDASPRTVLLRVATLPLARARALPALFSLLREHAPLVSTAALTDVIRALDEEGLPRQALAAFHRARHLRCSPDAQCYNTLLAVLCRNGRFKDARFLLDQMERPGARCKPDSYTYTVLISSAWLS